In Dermacentor variabilis isolate Ectoservices chromosome 1, ASM5094787v1, whole genome shotgun sequence, the genomic stretch CGATACGGGGCCCGACgtataatccccccccccccctaagttGCGCGATGTTTTGCGTAACATTAAGGAGAAGATCCATTCGTTAGTGCTCCCAGAAGGGCTAGCGTATGGTGCCGAATATGGGAGTGGGCTGTACAGTTTGTCTCGGGCGTTAATGAACGGACTCGAAATTACATAGCACTGGTGTATTTCCGATGAGTCGAGCAGCGTTGTTTGTGCGCCCGGTCCTGCGACATGTCATTTATCGCGGGATAGGAAAgcataacatgcacatgcatgacactctcgctgctgctgtctgTCTGATTACGGTCTGAGAAACACCTGATGTACAAAAATTCAGGTTCCGTGCTGGGCCCCACCCGAAACGAGGGGAGGTTCACGCATCTGCGCGACCTTGCAGGCGCTCCTTGCATAATAAATTATAATAGTGTGGATTTTACGCGCctaaatcacgatctgattatgaggcacgccgtagtgcgggactccggaataatttggaccacctggggttctttagcgtgcacctaaatctaagtacacgggtgttttcgcatttcgcccccgtgcTCCTTGCGTGTTCACTCGGTCGGTGCTGGCGACGAAGTTATCAGAGACTTTGTCTAACGATCccgtttcattttccattcttttcgCTCTTCGCGTCATTAAGTCGGACGCCACCGCGCAGCCGTTATCACTGGCATCAGCCACTCGGCGCGACGCATaagaatgacaaagaatgaaataaaCTTTAACTTGCCTTGCAAAATCCATTCTCAAATTCAGGCTATGATGAAAATCTATTGCCTGAGCTTTGGGGGCATCGCTCTGCGTGTCATTCCCTTTTCCGCTGAACAGAACTGGTGATTCTGGACATGCGATTCAATTGACGATGTATACGTGATGTTGTATGGCGTGACATGCTTAGAGGCGTGCTCCCGCTTGATCGAGGCTTCATATCTCGCTTAGCCATCTCAAAACGTGCATCTTGTGTACAGTACATAAAAATTGTGGGCGTCGTCGCGTTGCACACAATCTGTCGGATCGAAGtgaactttatttattttatttatacatacagcAGGGCCTCTTACGCCCTTGTAGGAGTGAACGCAAACGAAGAGAGAAGAGGAACATTCAATTGAACAAACACTTGGCTAAACTTTATTGAGATCGATTAAGACGGAAAACAATTTTTGGAGGGAAAATATCTTACTTCGTACAATATCAtcagaagtatatatatatatatatatatagcctacaTACAAAATGACCACACATTGACAATTTTCTGCAGATATTTTTGCATCACATTCATGCACGCAAAAGATCATGATCTCTGGTAGTGAGCTCTAAATAAAAATGGCATGAGGAAATAGGAAAAATAGGTTTTATGATGATGTGTTCTGGGAACGCATAGGAATGGCTCCTTTTTATAATAGTCTCTTAGTCCATGACTACGTCAGATAAGCACACGTATTACAATTTGTAGCGCATATGAGGCTCGGTCTTTACATTTAAGACgatgctttagctcgggctcaactccgacgcggcctattcaaacacatgtaaaacgcaaaaacgggtcggaatgcaaaaaaaaaaaagaaaacactgttgTAATCTTGCTTTTGGTGCTCGTTACGGCAATCCCTATACGACGTCTCATAACTAGACCTGAACTTTGGGCAAAATGTCTGTTTTTCCTTACGTCGTTATCGGGCCTACTTATCATATAAGCATAAACTATGgatctagaaacattttagtgcACTGTTATGCTGGTCTAAAAATGCCAATTTTTCCGTTTTGTTGtagccttttatatatatatatatatatatatatatatatatatatatatatatatatatatatatatataatataatttTATAATGTTGTAACACGTAGGGGAACTTGGCTGAAAGGAGCCGATTTTTACCACAAACACTTTGCCAGTTTAAAGGCTGTTGAGTTTTGGAGCAGGCGACATCATCGTTGTGAGAAGGGCTCAAGTCGTACTTGTGTGCTCGCTCCACGTTCTTAAGCCGACGTCATCGAGAAACTTGAATACTCGGGCGAAACTCTGACCAGGAATGCGGGGctcattttggatgttcacgaAAGGTTCGCAACCATCCCCAATGAACCTGTTGCCGATAGGTTGAAAGTTCCATCTGTCTCGAGCAAAAATCCTGGGTGTTTGGTAATGAAAGAACTGTCAAAGGTTTTGACCGGCGAACCTTTCGCAAGCCCAGGGGGCATGGGATCTGAAGTACAAATATGCGCCGCTATCTTCGGTTGATGTTGAGCATTCTTTTTTTGATTAATATTCAATACTCAGTGAAAAAGGTGCAACATAAAATCCGAAAATCTTGAGTGGTGCTTGTTTGCCACTGCTCTCACAACTTTTCTCGTTATTTCTAGTCGCACTACAGTTCAAATAAATCTTGTAACCTACGCAAGTCGCCTCATTCCGTTTTATCAAGTGAATAAAAATTTCACAGAACATAGGTAAAGTGGGCTGTGTTGCTTAGAAAATCATAATTTATTCTCAGATCCACAGCGGGAGTTGTACGCCTTCATTGTCAGCTGTAGGGTCTGTCATAGGCGCCTAAAACAGGGTTCTTTTAGTGCGTAAAAATCTGGTCTCTATCATAACCCACTATGCAGTTTATAGGCGTTAAAACCTCAGTTTTACCGTGCactgggtgcgcgttaaagagccccaggtggtcaaaatcaatccggcgttccccgctacggcgtgcctcagaatcgcatcgtggttttggcacgtacaaccacagtgagtgagtgagcgagtgagtgagaaaactgtatttcgaatcagaacgtttcgcgtccggcgagttagtgggctgagGCCCCCCGCCGAGTTTACGGCCAAGAGTATGATTAATTTcctaaaccccacaatttaataaaTGCTATAGAGGGCGAGTCTTCCAATAGCTTAGATAAAACGTGAATGGTTAGAGAATAACGTTGAATGACGTTACGTTAAACATAGACTAAAGCGAGATGGTTTAGTGAGCTTCAAGCGTGAGCAGCGGTCTTATATGGCGCAGAAACTAAGAGCTCTTTAAACGCTGCTGCTGTCCAACCCGCAGGAAAATAACGTTTCACGCTGATGTATAGCCATACGAGACTAACGCGCAGTGAGGCCAGGGAAGGCATAAAAGTAACTGATTAAAATTGAAATGTAAAAATTATAATTGCGGTATATTTGCGATAAGCTCATATTCCAATTGATGGaggaaatgagaaataaaagggGAAGAACCACTGGTCACGGTCATGAGTGACTATGCGCGACTGGCcgatcgaggcactttgcgtgtattcgcgggtttctttcacgctcggaaaaacacttttttatgcagcacgtattgagcaaccgaaagctgtatcggtaCTTTTTCAtgacgctctacaattttctcattgacacttttcatctcatTATGACATGAGTTTATTAATCAATTAatactaattatttaattaggcggaatgcaaacaaTCTGAATATCTTCAAGCGACGggaaacattaccttggttctgtccagctacgtggcctttgcatatttttaaagtcttCGTCGTCGAGGAGGACTAAAGAAAGGATTGCAAACGAAAAAGCTCAACTGAATTTGCGTCAGTGGCGCGATGCACTTTGCATTTGTAACTTTCGTGACTTCCTTAAGTGCGCATATATATATGTTGAGAGGCGCTTTAAGTCTTTAGGCTGGGTTCACGCCGTGTTGAATATGCCAACGACAGCACCGTTGTCCTCGTGTCCTCGTTTATGCTTGTGCTGCCGTGTCCTCACGCTGGTCGTCTTTCGTGCAGCGTCCTGGGGCCAGGTGGTGAGCGGCCTGTTCAACTCGGTGTTCAGCCTGGGGCTGGTCGCCTGCATCGTGAGCCACTACAGGATGGGCGCCCGGTCGTGGAGTGAGCGGCGCAGTCGGCCGGCGCCCCACGACCCGCAGCCCTACCAGCACGTGCTCCTTCCGCCCGTGCAGTCGGTACGCGATCTTTATATTGACGGCCGTCCGTATTGTGCCCATTACATAGTTTTGGAAAAAGTGGGTGCGAACGGCTTGCGCCAGCTCGAGGGAGCTTTTAATGGGCCAGAAAAGTACCGTCAGTGGCACTGGGCATGCGCGGAAGCCACCTTTTGGTCCTTGAAATGACAGCTTTCAACAGCGAACAACATATGTTCTGCAACTGGTGTACACTCCGACCATGAGTTCGCGTGTTATTCCGTTTAGCCTACATTATTATtactcttctctctctctctctacttgcGTCTGTTGTTGCAATATTTATTTCGAAAAAGGCAGCCTTATGCCAGAGAGCCCCGTCCAGTCGGGCACCAGTGCTTGCGGATTTCTATACGGCCACCGATGTCCTCGTATTAGTTAAGGAAGCCACGTCTACTATTAGATTTCAAAAAGCCCGTAGCTAGTCTCCACATTTGGGGGTTATCGCTCTTAATTTGGAGACCAAGGCTCGCGAGCTTGGTCTGGTCTTCGGAATCGCCGCGCGGTCCATGAGGACTCCGAGGCCGCGTGCTGACCTCAGGCGGCGTCTTGTGCAGGCGCTGTACTCGTCGGCGAGCGCGGCGGAGCGCCAGCGGGCCGCCCTGGCCGCGGCGCGCGACGCCCAAGTGCGCGCGGCGTCGGTGCGCGCCGACCTGGCGCTCGAGCTGCCGCCGACGGTGGCGCTTCCCGAGGAGCACCCGCTGGCCGGCAGCGTGCGGCTTCGCGACGCCGACCAGGAGCAGGAGCTGTAcggcgcgtgcgtgcgcgcgccgcCCAACCGGACGGTGCGCGATGGGAGCCCGCCGTGCGGCGGCGGCCGGCTGCGGCGCGTCGTCGTGCGCTCCAACTCGGTGACCCCCTGCAACCGGACTGCGCGCTGGCATAGCCCGGACTGCCAGCGGCCCGGGGGCGTTTGACCCCGCGCCCCGCGCTATCTGTCTTTCAATGGGCCATGTGATACGCTTCAGTGCCTGCCCCCCCCTCGGGCCGCCGCGGCCCGCCCCCCTCTTTGTACAAACACGCCGGAGGGAAGAAGAACAAAGTAAACGTGACGAAGGCATTGCCAGCGCCTGCCCAGGGGACTGACCCTGGGGTCCGCATCCATGGTACAAATGTCTTCACAATTAACTCTCAAGCATTCCTAGTCATGTTGTTGCTTCTGCTGCGAATAGTGCAAGTCTTAGACGAAACCAAACGGGCAAGAGGACCGCTGCTGATGGGACTCTTCTACGCAAGTGTGTGCGCAGGTTTCTCGCCCGCTGGTGCCCAGAGCCAATTGTGTCGAGTGTCTTACTTGCATTCAAGAAGCCTGTGTACAAAGGCCCACTCATTCTTTAGCGCAATTGGATGCACGTGCTAGTAAAACACACAACTTTTAACCCAACATTTTTCGTTTGTCTTTCACATGTATGTTCAGTAACTTAGggacaaaaaataataaactcAGTAGTGTACAAATTTTTTAGAATGCATACATATACTCATGCCTTAAGTATTGTTTACAAAATTGGCCGTAAAAATGTGTTTTACCCATAAAGCAGACATACAGCTTTCGCCACTGATGTTATAAACAAATTAAGTACAGACAAGCTTAGCCAACTTTGTTGTAACCCTTGCAAAAGCTCAAACAGGGCCATTGGACTTTTGAGCAATAGTTTCAAGCGTTGCAATTATTTTGTGTGTTCATTTCTTGTGCTGTACTGTGTCCGGAGCAGTTAGTGCTTATAGTTTTGTTTTGAAACAGCCTTGAAGAATATCAGCACGAGTTATGATGCTGTTTGCTGACGCGCTACCAGTTGAGTTTGCCAGCAACTGACTCATTGAAGGAAAACTGTTAGTCACTAGGGTGATGGCCTCCCCTGCGATAGAGCATTTGTGAAGATATTTTTCCATGATCATTCGCGCTTGGTTCCTGCAAAGCTCAGTAGGAAAGAGTGGACAGACTGAGGGGCAGTTGTTGCGCATGCAACAGATGTGTATATATTGTCCAATGCCTATTACTTGTAGAGTTCACCATGTCATCATGACTGTCTATATTCATCATTAAAAATAACTACTGCTGTACTTGTTCATGAAATTCATAACTCCAAGCACATTATTGAGTGGCTGCAAAGTATTCCCTCATTTCAGCAGTCTGTGCTACTGTCTTGGTTAAAGATATATTTCTCATTTATGGTTCCCATGCTGAGTTGTACAGACATGAAATTGCAATCCCTGGCCTTGTGGGCTACGGTTCTCGCTGAGAGGTGCAGGAAGAATTGTGGCTCGTGCAGCTACTGTGGCCCGCTGCTCTAGTGGCTGGCTGTCTCGTAAAAAGCTCTGTCTGGAGAAAAGTTGTCGTAGTCGTTGCAAAGGCAGAATAAAAGACTGCATGAATCCCAGTGTTTGGGTTGAATTAAACCAGTGATTGTTGTCGAGGTTAGTCGGGGCTCTATGCAAGTCGCTCCCAGCTTGCAGAATGGACATCTTCTATGGATAGCACTTCTGTCTGCTCGGATGCCAATGCAAAACTCGGTTTCCTTGCACCGTAGACAGACCACTTGTGAGGAAAAATAAACTGCCTTCTGCAGATCGTGTTCCTAACAAAACGAGCGTGGTATATTTTGTAGCATATGTGTGTATTCTACAGACTATGCCCGCATCCGTAAATTACGATGCCTGTTCTTGTAGCAACAGATGTAGCAAACCGAAGCATGATTGACAGCACACTGAGGACTTCTGCTGGACTAATTGATGCTGCTGGTGCAGTGGCTGCTATGCaacattttgttttcttgttgacGCCACTATGTGTTCAAATTAGGGTGGCAGCTGTGTTTCGTTGTGCTGACACAGTTTTGAAATGCAAAACATGAACTTTGCTTTTCATACCTCACTAGTCATACGTGTCAACTTAGGTGTATACTGTGGTGTCGTGGCACAATAAAACTGGGCATGGGAGTCAGGATTATGGTTCGGTTCCCCAGCGCTGCCCTGTCAGAACAGCTGCGCGTTTGCGACACGCGACCCATTCGACAAGGCAGCCAATGAAGCGACCCcgggcatttcctttctttttttatgcccgCTCTGGCAGCACCGCGCTGATCTGATTTTATATCCCCGCCTAAATCTTCGAGTTGTAAGCAGGAACTCAACTAATGTAGATGTATCTGCATACACCGATTTCAGAAATCGTGAGTTGCGTTTACGTCTTGGTCTTCAATTCGAAGCGCTTAAACGCACTGGGATAACGAAGGGAATTTTCATCAGGTACAGCTGGGTCGGCTTGTCCAGAGATGGGTAGggctatatatatttttctgaTGCCAATGGTAAATCACTTCTGGTAAACGGAAAGCAGGGTTCAAAATCTCCATCCGTTTACTATGAGTGACTTTCGAAGACGGTGTGTTTACTGCACAGAAGTCTCTCGTCTGTCAAAGGCCAGATGCTTCCTCGAACGGGCATAATCCTGTCGACCATTTGCTTGAGGTGTGCGCGAAAACACGGTACAGTCGCCCCAGCGCATGTCGCACTGAATAAGGTTCAGGTATTTCAGTGCGAACATTTTCACTGCATCAGTGAAATTATTTCTGCGCTGTCAGTCCTTAACAGATTGCCGAATTCGTCGCTACAGCGACAGCGCTGTCGTCTTGTGTCATGCGCTATACTTTCCCTGGATAAAGATTCGTGAAGGGCATCGAAAATGTGACGTTAAGCAAAACCTTCAAAATTGCCGAAAGTAGTCGTTGTCTATTCctgtttttattattttgcttttttttttttggtaggcCGAACCGCTGTTCTGAATGATGCGGAGCGAGCGAGTAAGTAGCTTGAGGCTGTGTCCTGACGGTCCGCAGTCTGTCGCCGCGTCTGTTGTGGAGGTCGAAAAGCAAGGTTGCAGGGACACATTGCCGGACGCACGTGAACACTAGCTCTTGCGGCTGGTGCTTCAAAGAGCGCGCGCGAAGAGGTGCTTGTACAACTGTGTGACTGATGTATCCCTTGCATAAGGGGCCTGCAGTTGGTTTAAATAAACGGATAAACATAcggctttttttttcgaagagaCAAGTGTTCCGAAAGCTTTCGTCGAAGGTGTCGAAAACTTGCTGACAGCGCTCCTCCATTGGCGCGCCTTGGATTCAAAACGTGGTGAGTGGGTGACTTTGCTCATTAATTGTTCGGacatcactgcagcgcacttcgCCCAACGCTGAACATGGACGCATGCAGGGGGTCACCTATACTGTGCTTGCTGGTGTTGCATTAACATTTCCAGTAATGCAGGTTTTTTCTAGTAGTAGCGGGTTTTTCGAAGCAAATTCGTAATGCAGTGACCATTCGCATGAAATGCAACTGGCACGTCCGTGACGGCCAGCCAGGCGACCACAAAACATGTACTATTTAGGTTTCTGGCATACCTTGACATTTCCACTGTCTATTTACGACTGTGAAGAGGAAATATGCCTGAGCTCATTCACAACTGGCCTAAATTTGTCTGCATCCGAGAGCGGTTGCACGAGGAATAGCAGAGCAATATGGTAGAGTACTGCGGATGGTGCTTCGTGACCTCGCCAGCTACCTTTGAACTGCAACCGCAAGTGGTGTCGACTTATCTGGTGAACTCAATTGATCTGTATCAAGCAGTTCAGACCCAGCTAGTATAGCTCTCTGGCCTGAACCTAATCAAAGAGCGAGGCGTTGCACCTCATTTCGCCTTTCTTTTTGACGGTTCGGATCGGAAGAGATGTCATTTATACGCATTCTGAATAAACACACGTTACGGCAACGTGCAATGACCGAAAGTGATTGTGCCAAGATCAATAATCTGGCGGTACTTGAGTGCAGTTAGGCAGAAGTGTTCACATTGTCTAAGGAGCCACTCAACATGGCGCTTATGCCGCTAGAGtttcttccccctttttattTCTCACCACTGCCCATAGcatgtaaattttttttctttaaatatttgcTTAAATGTAATCTTCAAGCGTATCGCTCCTAGCGCATAGTTGCCGAAACTGGATATACAAGTCGATGCACACTTGTCTGTTTGGAAATGGCCGGTAAGTTCTGTGGTGGGAGTCTGTTGATGCATTGAAAGTTATCCTCGTGCAACGTCGCCACACGCGAAAGAAAAAAGCTTCCAAAAAGTATATATATGCATCTGAAACTTTATACTGTGCTGTCTGTGTGCGAGGCACGAACCAATGTTATAGGATCATGCATAGCCGAAGTCTATATTCATCTATGAAACCCTAAAGTGAAAAGGTTTTCGTTAAAGCTCACAAGGCTAAAAACACCTTTTCCTCCATTGccattttaatgcgattagcattcttaggatattTCACGGACTTTCCAtgatgttgcagtgtttctgtGTCTAACCGTTTTCtcgcaaacttgggtcactgggtagcagtggcgtagccagaaatttatttcgggGGGAGAGGTACGTGCTTGATCGGAAGCGGAGAGGCTGATGGGGGCGCTGGGCGGGCCCCATATAAACGTAAATTTTTGTGGCGGGAGGAAGGCGCTCGTTCGGTGTGCCGCcccctagctacgccactgttagGTATAGTTCAAGGTCGAATGGGTAGAGCATGATGACTGCTGTACTGAGGGAACCGTGTTCGAAACCAATCGTtggaccaacttgagtcactgagtatgcgacattGGGTACGTGCCGTTGTTCAATGAACTCATTTCACTGCATAACATGTTTACCGCTAAAGAAATACgaggacaaagaaagaaatatgaaaagcGACAGAGGGGTAATTTGCAACTATTCAGGACAAATATGCAGAAATGTATTGACAAAGATTACACATGCGCAGCACGCAACGATGAGGTCGCATATCAGACAGCCTAACGGGACAACCACTTGTTGAAGAAGCTAATCTCTATATCGAACAACTTAATGGAGGTGTCGCTGATGCAGTCTGCGCCCGTTTTTATACGATATGCTTCCAGCTCAAGGGCAGAGTGTTCCTTGCTATCTTCGTCTCCTGGAAACGCGGTTCACCCGCGCGGCCGTTGCAATGCGCGGGCAAGTGCGCCAGGTCGGCTTTCCTCGGCTTTTTTGCTCGTGTTCTCTGACTCTTCCATTCAGGCAGTGGtatgtctgccctatgtaggacttgtcGAATGTCAGGGGGATCTGTTATACCACTCCTATAGAACATTCGGCATACGGTTTGGCAACCTTTATTCCGCAACCTTGCCTATCTATTTGGCTTCTTGGAGGTGCGTGGGCAGAGATGTGCCAGCTTTACAAGGGCCGAGAATACAAAGAGGACGCCGTACCTGTCTGCCGCTTTTAGGTTGGGGGTAGCCTTGTGAACATATGGCATCACTACAAGTCTTAAAGGTCGAAGTGGTCGTCCTCACCTTTGCTGTGCACCTTGATCCTTTGACCTGTAGAAAGGCCTTCACCACTGACGTTACGAGAGAGTCAGAGAACCCTGCCGTCTTGAGACGGCACACTTGATTATCAAATGCAACCTGCATCCCGTGAATACATGACTTTCGGAGAGTCGACGCAATCAAAGCATAGCGATGCCCCGTTTGTTTTCTCACCTTCGAGTGAGAAGAGTCATATGGCAACAACTCCCGAGGAAAATGCTGCCAGTGCGCGTCCTTTGGTAAAAGAAATGCTTAGGTCTAAAAACCGTGGCATGTTCTCACTTCAAGTGAACTAATGGAAGCACGTCATGCAAAAAAGGCAGGAGCAGACTTTATCAGCCACATCTCTAAAAGTTGTTCGATACAGAGCTCCTTTAAAACTAAAACTAAATTTAAATCCTTTAAAATATCTCCTTTGCTGGGCGTAACCGAACCCGCGCCACATATGTTCAAACAAACGCGCGCATTTAGCGACGGCGTCGGCGCACCGAACATTTTAACACGTTTCCTGGTGTATAAAGGCTGCTTGGCTGTCTCATGGCTAACGCCCTCAGGTTTAAGAGGCAAGAGAGAAACGCTGGTGGGTACCATTGAAGTTATCTTCTTTGAAGACTTTTTCTGGCAAGTAAAAGTTATGATAACTATGACAAACGACACGTAAt encodes the following:
- the LOC142565013 gene encoding uncharacterized protein LOC142565013 isoform X2, with amino-acid sequence MLASSSWGQVVSGLFNSVFSLGLVACIVSHYRMGARSWSERRSRPAPHDPQPYQHVLLPPVQSALYSSASAAERQRAALAAARDAQVRAASVRADLALELPPTVALPEEHPLAGSVRLRDADQEQELYGACVRAPPNRTVRDGSPPCGGGRLRRVVVRSNSVTPCNRTARWHSPDCQRPGGV
- the LOC142565013 gene encoding uncharacterized protein LOC142565013 isoform X1; protein product: MHAACRLYARSLLGEPPARALSATLLPAAAAVAAAASWGQVVSGLFNSVFSLGLVACIVSHYRMGARSWSERRSRPAPHDPQPYQHVLLPPVQSALYSSASAAERQRAALAAARDAQVRAASVRADLALELPPTVALPEEHPLAGSVRLRDADQEQELYGACVRAPPNRTVRDGSPPCGGGRLRRVVVRSNSVTPCNRTARWHSPDCQRPGGV